The Geoglobus acetivorans genome window below encodes:
- a CDS encoding pyridoxamine 5'-phosphate oxidase family protein: MIPYEVRSLLNTTYFGYLCTRATYPHITPVFFVYDQRDGVYFMSTFGSRKIRNIASDRRVSLVIDVRDENDPFNNEGVMISGIARLYLPDQFKSQDYGSLITVYNLFREKYAEFVEPVHGDDDVLVRIEMKRLSYWKGPRFMNIRLHD; encoded by the coding sequence TGATCCCGTATGAGGTAAGGTCTCTGCTTAACACAACGTACTTTGGATATCTCTGCACGAGGGCAACATATCCCCACATAACTCCTGTTTTCTTTGTGTACGATCAGAGGGATGGCGTGTATTTCATGTCGACTTTTGGATCAAGAAAAATCAGAAATATTGCCAGTGATCGGCGTGTCTCTCTCGTAATTGATGTAAGGGATGAAAATGATCCCTTTAACAATGAGGGGGTCATGATCTCCGGCATCGCAAGACTCTATCTGCCGGATCAGTTCAAATCTCAGGATTATGGTTCTTTGATAACTGTCTACAATCTTTTTAGAGAGAAGTATGCTGAGTTTGTTGAACCGGTTCATGGAGATGATGACGTTCTGGTTAGGATAGAAATGAAGAGACTGAGCTACTGGAAGGGACCACGGTTTATGAACATCAGACTTCACGACTGA
- a CDS encoding transglutaminase domain-containing protein translates to MMSEKMVLVCLVLVIPSVLSPGCASSDLHSSVGGGEALIPMPPEVKERYEFPTEVSEIESLTADLNAGVSSHDPVVMSLARRIVQDAGEGGQDMMAVQAIYSYVASNWTYVEESENFGRVSSAPEIIERGLRGGSLDYSVVMASLLEAAGFRTRIVFGCDVNDGICRACPEVFVGTEEEAKQILAGLSETFQDRIYYTHDSKGGYWLSLDLGCEHIGGKPSFERVYLIIYPAEKRWEIVTG, encoded by the coding sequence ATGATGTCGGAAAAAATGGTCTTGGTGTGCCTTGTCCTCGTCATCCCCTCTGTGCTCAGCCCGGGGTGTGCTTCCTCTGATCTGCACAGTTCGGTGGGTGGTGGGGAGGCTCTGATACCCATGCCTCCAGAGGTAAAGGAGAGATACGAATTTCCGACAGAGGTGAGTGAAATCGAGTCGCTAACAGCCGATCTGAATGCAGGGGTGAGTTCGCATGACCCTGTTGTGATGTCTCTTGCACGGCGGATCGTTCAGGATGCTGGGGAAGGAGGTCAGGACATGATGGCTGTGCAGGCCATTTACTCTTACGTGGCATCCAACTGGACGTACGTGGAGGAATCCGAGAACTTTGGTCGGGTATCGTCTGCACCGGAAATTATTGAAAGGGGGCTTAGAGGCGGATCGCTCGACTACTCTGTGGTTATGGCATCTCTGCTTGAGGCTGCGGGATTCAGAACAAGGATTGTATTTGGGTGTGATGTGAATGATGGAATCTGCAGAGCCTGTCCGGAGGTGTTTGTAGGAACTGAAGAGGAGGCGAAGCAAATCCTTGCGGGGTTATCGGAAACCTTTCAGGACAGAATATACTATACGCATGATTCAAAAGGTGGCTACTGGCTCAGTCTGGACCTGGGATGTGAACACATCGGAGGAAAGCCATCGTTTGAAAGAGTGTATCTGATTATTTATCCGGCAGAAAAGAGATGGGAGATTGTGACAGGATAG
- a CDS encoding DUF2283 domain-containing protein, with protein MKVRCDPEADIFCISIKDEEVMDMDEIGEDVFVELNEKGEIIWY; from the coding sequence ATGAAGGTCAGGTGTGACCCTGAGGCTGACATCTTTTGCATTTCAATAAAGGATGAAGAAGTCATGGACATGGATGAGATAGGCGAAGATGTGTTTGTTGAGCTGAATGAAAAAGGAGAAATCATATGGTATTGA
- the hisH gene encoding imidazole glycerol phosphate synthase subunit HisH — MIAIINYGAGNLRSISKALEKAGAVVKITSELEEIESADAVVLPGVGAFETAINNLQNISDHIKDSKVPVLGICLGMQLFATYSEEGGLHRGLDVIEGRVVRFPKDSGKIPHMGWNEIEPGDHPIFEGIESRYFYFVHSYYFKTKAENVIAWTEYGIKFPSAVAKGNFIGLQFHPEKSGKNGLKVLENFISMI; from the coding sequence GTGATTGCAATAATAAATTACGGCGCAGGCAATCTGAGAAGTATCAGTAAGGCTCTTGAAAAAGCAGGTGCTGTTGTGAAGATTACCTCCGAACTTGAGGAAATCGAATCCGCTGATGCGGTCGTACTTCCCGGTGTTGGGGCTTTTGAGACCGCCATCAATAACCTGCAGAACATCTCTGACCACATCAAGGACTCCAAGGTTCCTGTCCTAGGGATCTGCCTCGGAATGCAGCTTTTTGCCACCTACAGCGAGGAGGGCGGGCTGCACAGGGGGCTTGACGTGATTGAAGGCAGGGTTGTCAGGTTCCCGAAGGATTCAGGAAAAATACCCCACATGGGGTGGAATGAGATAGAACCCGGGGACCATCCGATCTTTGAGGGAATAGAGAGCCGCTACTTTTACTTCGTCCACTCGTACTATTTCAAAACAAAGGCGGAAAACGTAATAGCCTGGACAGAATATGGTATAAAATTTCCTTCGGCAGTGGCAAAGGGCAATTTCATAGGCCTCCAGTTCCATCCCGAAAAAAGCGGTAAAAATGGTCTGAAGGTTCTTGAAAACTTCATATCTATGATTTAA
- a CDS encoding penicillin acylase family protein, protein MRLRPLRRGEFFSLLSVAILLILISPMYDYMNLFAPFGQFWKFHEVDKIELSTPYGKAVIEYDEYGVPHITADNLESLFYATGYAQAKDRLFQMDLQRRLMKGQLSEVFGESLNETDEFYIKMDFEGAARATWEYFKNSEYAPLLQAYCDGVNKYIEDGELQPEFKLLGYTPKPWTPVDTFLVNKLIAWGLTGDFWDLKRAVILKNLPDAEELYPDYLNHTYQIIYSDIPNINKSLVDWLSNFEKDDSAGSNNWLVSGKYTKNGKPMLSNDPHLSLRVPPVWYMMHLKAGDFEVQGVTFPGIPVIVIGQNKYISWGVTNVGADVIDFYTYKFDGDKYLYKGEWREVSKEVKTLKMLTDEGIKEKKIVVEKTVHGPLIEKYGTKVAVAWTGLSATTELRAIFKLNKARNVQEAIDALKWFYVPAQNFVIIDREGHTAYYPAGKYPIRYTDGKEVPGNVIFNGSRGEGEWVGFTPYGISSWEGFVPFEEIPHLIDPDYVATANQRPVLNFKHYIGDSGYFADPYRGMRIYEMLKEKTKDGRKLTVQDFIDMQKDVYSKPAEFFVNDIRKNFDRIPFSDRAKEYAEELLNWDYRMTYDSKAALIFSLFIDEFMNETFHDEFSSAGLDESYYPKLWVLQNLPENSKWFDDINTEKTENRYDIIARAMDKVAEKIEEKGWTRYGDINRFIAVHPFYPKVAFMNYPIMEMNGSKYTVYNFRYDYRPDQAGSSWRMITTFDDAKGIMYGIIPGGNSGNYFSKHYHDLLEMWKECRYIEMEVGE, encoded by the coding sequence ATGAGACTGCGACCCCTCAGAAGAGGAGAATTTTTCTCCCTTCTATCTGTAGCGATTTTGCTGATACTGATCTCACCAATGTACGATTACATGAATCTTTTTGCGCCATTTGGACAGTTCTGGAAGTTCCACGAGGTCGATAAAATAGAACTCTCAACCCCGTATGGCAAAGCAGTAATCGAATACGATGAGTATGGTGTGCCTCACATTACAGCCGATAACCTTGAAAGCCTTTTTTATGCTACAGGATATGCTCAGGCCAAGGATAGGCTCTTTCAGATGGATTTACAGCGTAGACTGATGAAAGGCCAGCTTTCGGAGGTTTTTGGAGAGTCTTTAAACGAAACTGACGAATTTTACATCAAAATGGACTTCGAGGGTGCGGCCAGGGCAACCTGGGAATACTTCAAAAATAGCGAATACGCTCCACTTCTGCAGGCCTACTGTGACGGTGTGAACAAATACATTGAAGATGGGGAACTCCAGCCAGAATTCAAGCTCCTCGGATATACTCCAAAGCCATGGACCCCAGTAGATACATTTCTCGTAAACAAGCTGATAGCATGGGGTTTAACAGGAGATTTCTGGGACCTGAAAAGAGCAGTGATCCTCAAAAACCTCCCTGATGCTGAAGAACTTTATCCAGACTACCTCAACCACACCTACCAGATAATATACAGCGATATACCAAACATAAACAAAAGTCTCGTTGACTGGCTCAGCAACTTCGAAAAAGACGATTCGGCGGGTTCAAACAACTGGCTTGTCTCCGGCAAATACACGAAGAACGGGAAGCCCATGCTCTCCAACGACCCCCACCTGTCGCTGCGTGTTCCGCCTGTGTGGTACATGATGCACCTGAAAGCTGGCGACTTCGAAGTCCAGGGTGTCACTTTCCCCGGAATCCCGGTAATAGTCATTGGACAGAACAAGTACATATCATGGGGCGTTACGAATGTGGGTGCTGACGTTATTGACTTCTACACCTACAAGTTTGATGGGGATAAATACCTCTACAAGGGAGAATGGAGAGAAGTCAGTAAGGAAGTAAAAACCCTGAAGATGCTAACAGACGAAGGCATCAAGGAGAAAAAGATCGTGGTTGAAAAAACCGTCCACGGACCACTGATCGAAAAATACGGTACCAAAGTTGCGGTGGCATGGACAGGACTGAGCGCAACCACAGAACTCAGAGCAATCTTCAAGCTGAATAAAGCCAGAAACGTTCAGGAAGCAATAGATGCGCTGAAATGGTTTTACGTTCCAGCCCAGAATTTTGTGATAATCGACAGGGAAGGCCATACTGCATACTATCCGGCAGGAAAGTACCCGATCAGATACACAGACGGAAAAGAAGTTCCAGGAAATGTTATTTTCAACGGAAGCAGAGGTGAAGGCGAATGGGTGGGATTTACACCATACGGAATCTCAAGCTGGGAGGGGTTTGTACCATTTGAAGAGATCCCGCACCTCATAGACCCGGATTACGTTGCCACAGCAAACCAGAGACCCGTCCTGAACTTCAAACATTACATAGGAGATAGCGGGTATTTTGCAGACCCATACAGAGGGATGAGAATTTATGAGATGCTTAAAGAGAAGACGAAAGACGGAAGGAAGCTCACAGTCCAAGACTTCATCGACATGCAGAAAGACGTCTATTCCAAGCCCGCAGAGTTCTTCGTGAACGACATCAGGAAAAACTTTGACAGAATTCCGTTCTCAGATAGAGCAAAAGAATATGCAGAAGAACTGCTCAACTGGGATTACAGGATGACGTATGACTCCAAAGCGGCACTGATATTCTCGCTTTTCATAGATGAATTCATGAACGAGACCTTCCACGACGAATTCAGCTCGGCAGGGCTTGACGAAAGCTACTATCCCAAACTGTGGGTTCTGCAAAACCTGCCTGAAAACAGCAAATGGTTTGACGACATAAACACTGAAAAGACCGAGAACAGATACGACATTATTGCAAGAGCCATGGACAAAGTTGCCGAGAAAATCGAGGAGAAGGGATGGACAAGATACGGCGACATAAACAGATTCATAGCCGTTCACCCATTCTATCCGAAGGTTGCTTTCATGAACTATCCAATTATGGAAATGAACGGCTCAAAATACACCGTTTACAATTTCAGATACGATTACAGGCCAGACCAGGCAGGAAGCAGCTGGAGAATGATCACAACGTTCGACGATGCTAAGGGCATAATGTATGGGATCATTCCGGGTGGAAATTCTGGAAACTACTTCTCCAAGCACTACCACGACCTGCTTGAAATGTGGAAGGAGTGCAGATACATAGAGATGGAGGTGGGAGAATGA
- a CDS encoding biotin transporter BioY, protein MVDRAENLTKVSMAVIMAAIIALSAQLSFKIGPVPYTMQNFAIMLSGFLLGPYYGAMAVIIYLGMIAVGLPFGAGGGGPGVLMGYTAGYLFGFVFSASLAGIFGRRFGDRPILLWISTFVAALPAYLLGFAVFYKFALGSAGLSEWAQSAVERFGIPAISFPFVIFAATVLIYIPQDMLVDHLLAVVVFRYVRELMRQRGVRI, encoded by the coding sequence ATGGTTGACAGAGCGGAAAATCTGACGAAGGTGTCGATGGCAGTGATCATGGCAGCGATTATTGCGTTGTCTGCTCAATTGAGCTTTAAGATAGGTCCAGTACCGTATACCATGCAGAATTTCGCCATAATGCTTTCGGGATTCCTGCTCGGACCTTATTACGGAGCAATGGCTGTCATCATCTATCTCGGGATGATCGCCGTTGGACTTCCTTTTGGGGCAGGTGGTGGAGGTCCCGGTGTTCTCATGGGATACACTGCGGGATATTTGTTCGGTTTCGTCTTCTCTGCGAGCCTGGCAGGCATATTCGGCAGGAGATTTGGGGACAGGCCGATCCTTCTATGGATATCCACGTTCGTGGCAGCTTTACCGGCATACCTTCTTGGTTTCGCTGTCTTCTACAAATTTGCTCTTGGAAGTGCCGGTCTTTCGGAATGGGCCCAGAGTGCTGTTGAGAGATTTGGTATTCCTGCCATATCCTTCCCGTTCGTGATATTCGCTGCAACCGTTCTGATCTATATCCCACAGGACATGCTTGTTGACCATTTGCTTGCAGTTGTTGTCTTCAGGTATGTTAGAGAACTGATGAGGCAGAGGGGTGTTCGAATCTGA
- a CDS encoding ATP-binding cassette domain-containing protein: MYPSGQKGLAGVAGRIDESCFISGGTGKGKSTLLRTFNGLIPDFYAGVFRGKVKVLGEKPSARVAYLVMQNPYEQITSLKVIDELVFPAVQGGVKYRDAKKDAEALAEEVGIGHLLGRTTHSLSTGELQIVEILSAILSMKKVLLMDEPFAHLSTRNVKNLVKIIEDLFAVISDHRVEFRELFPQHIDLGADKVVYPDVPAETGEAIFDGSLRLRKGEIIAVTGDNGSGKTTMLKRLAGEMKKAKMDFGMVLQNPNYHLTERTVAREVGDERFLRDFGLEGLKDRHPHALSYGQAKRVSIARAFKHDILLLDEPTAGQDMSFRMKLIHLLRKYGKTAVIATHDENLAKCCDGVVRL, from the coding sequence GTGTATCCCAGCGGGCAGAAAGGGCTTGCTGGTGTTGCAGGAAGGATAGATGAAAGCTGCTTCATTTCTGGAGGTACGGGGAAGGGGAAAAGCACGCTGCTCAGGACTTTCAATGGCCTAATTCCCGATTTTTATGCAGGGGTATTCAGGGGTAAGGTGAAGGTTCTGGGGGAAAAACCCAGTGCCAGGGTAGCGTACCTGGTTATGCAGAATCCCTACGAGCAGATAACGTCCCTGAAAGTGATTGATGAACTGGTATTTCCAGCAGTACAGGGTGGCGTGAAATATCGGGATGCAAAAAAGGATGCTGAGGCTCTTGCTGAGGAGGTGGGCATCGGACATCTGCTTGGCAGGACAACACACTCTCTCTCGACAGGCGAACTGCAGATCGTGGAAATACTCTCTGCAATCCTCTCTATGAAGAAAGTCCTTCTCATGGATGAACCCTTTGCCCATTTAAGCACAAGGAACGTCAAAAACCTTGTCAAGATAATTGAAGACCTCTTTGCTGTGATTTCAGATCACAGGGTCGAGTTCCGGGAGTTGTTTCCCCAGCACATAGACCTGGGTGCTGACAAAGTGGTCTATCCTGATGTTCCGGCAGAAACTGGTGAGGCAATCTTTGACGGTTCGCTGAGACTGAGAAAAGGCGAAATTATTGCTGTAACCGGTGATAATGGATCGGGGAAAACAACAATGCTGAAAAGGCTGGCAGGGGAGATGAAAAAAGCGAAAATGGATTTTGGAATGGTTCTTCAGAACCCGAATTATCACCTGACTGAAAGAACAGTTGCCCGGGAAGTGGGTGATGAAAGATTTCTAAGAGATTTCGGTCTTGAGGGGCTGAAAGACAGACACCCACACGCTCTGAGCTATGGTCAGGCCAAACGCGTAAGTATTGCAAGGGCGTTCAAACACGACATCCTGCTTCTTGATGAACCTACGGCAGGACAGGACATGTCATTCCGGATGAAACTGATTCATCTGCTGAGAAAATATGGGAAGACTGCCGTGATAGCGACCCATGATGAAAACCTTGCAAAATGCTGTGACGGGGTCGTCAGGCTATGA
- a CDS encoding MBL fold metallo-hydrolase, whose amino-acid sequence MEIRFAKIFSPYPVGDTNVYIINHEIVVDAGINLPISINDLKNELEKSDMDFESSKLILTHPHVDHFGSAYMFKNVYAHEIACERIHDAEKSYFELIYHHFGEEGMPLEVSRKMKENALKEYSKLIRPCKNCSKVGKKIRAGDDEFEVIHIPGHSFSHIALYNEEHGILFSGDTLLNGITPNPVIEPDGRYKRKPVLQHYLRTLGYLYGLEIEKVFPGHRKHIENHRELISEYLNGFERRSIEIFKLCKGKTAYEIAVEHFRRKDQLFLAMSEVIAHLDFLHDKGFVEKTDGAYTARGEVRELEELWKEVKAEILQ is encoded by the coding sequence ATGGAAATCAGATTTGCAAAAATTTTCAGCCCTTATCCCGTAGGAGACACCAACGTGTACATAATAAACCACGAAATCGTTGTTGATGCAGGAATTAACCTCCCCATATCCATCAATGATCTCAAAAATGAACTCGAAAAATCGGATATGGACTTTGAGAGTTCCAAGCTCATACTCACGCACCCCCATGTTGACCATTTTGGTTCCGCCTATATGTTCAAAAACGTGTATGCTCACGAAATCGCCTGTGAGAGGATCCATGATGCTGAAAAAAGTTATTTTGAGCTCATATATCATCACTTTGGAGAGGAAGGAATGCCGTTAGAGGTATCCAGGAAAATGAAGGAAAACGCCCTCAAGGAGTATTCAAAACTGATACGCCCGTGCAAAAATTGCTCCAAAGTGGGAAAAAAGATCAGGGCTGGAGATGATGAATTCGAAGTGATTCACATTCCAGGTCATTCGTTCTCCCATATTGCGCTGTACAACGAGGAACATGGCATCCTCTTCTCAGGAGATACCCTGCTCAACGGCATCACCCCAAATCCGGTCATAGAGCCTGACGGCAGGTATAAAAGAAAGCCGGTTCTCCAGCATTACCTACGGACGCTCGGATACCTTTACGGGCTTGAAATAGAGAAAGTTTTCCCAGGTCACAGAAAACACATAGAAAACCACAGAGAACTCATCTCAGAATACCTTAACGGATTTGAGAGAAGAAGCATCGAAATCTTCAAGCTCTGTAAGGGAAAAACTGCTTACGAAATAGCGGTGGAGCATTTCAGGAGGAAAGATCAGCTTTTCTTGGCAATGTCAGAAGTCATAGCCCATCTGGACTTTCTGCACGATAAAGGGTTCGTTGAAAAAACAGATGGAGCATACACTGCAAGAGGCGAAGTCAGAGAACTTGAAGAACTGTGGAAAGAAGTAAAAGCAGAGATACTGCAGTGA
- a CDS encoding signal recognition particle receptor subunit alpha codes for MALDTLKDVVRKIARSSSIDKHLVDEVVKDIQRALIRADVNVRQVKEITDAIKKRALSDEPLKSLNPREHIIKIVYEELLKGVGDGLEIPLEKARIMLVGLQGSGKTTTTAKLAKYFKDRGMKTAVIAADTWRPAAYDQLKQLAESIGVGFYGEKGEKDAVKIVKRGLEELKDYDMIIIDTAGRHALEDELIKEMVEIEKVAKPDYKFLVLDAAIGQLASKQAQAFHDAIGIDGIVITKFDGTAKGGGALSAARQIQIPIAFIGSGERVDDLDRFDPAGFISRLLGMGDIKALLEKIERITQEEELDPEKFLKGEFTLKDVYKQIEAMNKMGPIRKVFEMLPLGMSMKVDDDALEMTQEKMKRFRVIMDSMTEEELLNPKIIDGSRIRRIAIGSGTSPQEVKELLKYYNTMKSLMKRMKKGRLPIKGLKMGF; via the coding sequence ATGGCTCTCGACACTCTGAAAGATGTTGTTCGAAAAATCGCAAGATCATCCTCAATTGATAAACATCTCGTTGATGAGGTTGTTAAGGACATTCAGAGGGCTCTGATCAGGGCCGATGTTAACGTGAGGCAGGTTAAGGAGATAACCGACGCCATCAAGAAGAGGGCTCTGAGCGATGAGCCCCTGAAGAGCCTGAACCCGAGGGAGCACATAATCAAGATCGTTTATGAAGAGCTGCTTAAGGGGGTTGGAGATGGCCTCGAGATACCTCTCGAGAAGGCCAGAATAATGCTCGTCGGTCTTCAGGGGAGCGGTAAGACAACAACCACCGCAAAGCTCGCCAAGTACTTCAAGGACAGGGGGATGAAGACTGCTGTCATAGCCGCAGACACATGGAGGCCCGCAGCCTACGATCAGCTCAAGCAGCTGGCTGAGAGTATCGGCGTCGGCTTTTACGGTGAGAAGGGAGAGAAGGATGCGGTAAAGATTGTAAAAAGAGGGCTTGAGGAGCTGAAAGACTACGACATGATAATTATCGACACCGCAGGAAGACACGCGCTTGAGGATGAGCTGATAAAAGAGATGGTCGAGATCGAGAAGGTTGCGAAGCCGGACTACAAGTTTCTGGTGCTAGACGCTGCAATAGGTCAGCTCGCCTCAAAACAGGCGCAGGCGTTCCACGATGCAATAGGCATTGATGGTATTGTGATCACCAAGTTCGACGGAACCGCCAAGGGTGGAGGTGCTTTATCTGCAGCAAGGCAGATTCAGATACCCATTGCCTTCATAGGCTCTGGAGAGAGGGTTGACGACCTGGATCGCTTCGATCCTGCTGGTTTCATCTCGAGACTGCTCGGGATGGGGGACATAAAGGCGCTGCTGGAGAAGATAGAGCGGATCACTCAGGAGGAGGAACTCGATCCGGAGAAGTTCCTCAAGGGTGAATTCACGCTGAAGGACGTTTACAAGCAGATTGAGGCGATGAACAAGATGGGGCCGATAAGGAAGGTCTTTGAAATGCTCCCGCTGGGCATGTCAATGAAGGTGGATGATGACGCGCTGGAGATGACCCAGGAGAAGATGAAGAGGTTCAGGGTGATAATGGACTCGATGACTGAGGAGGAGCTTCTCAACCCCAAGATAATAGACGGTTCGAGAATTAGGAGAATAGCCATCGGCAGCGGAACGTCTCCGCAGGAGGTCAAGGAGCTGCTGAAGTACTACAACACCATGAAGAGCCTGATGAAGAGGATGAAGAAGGGCAGGCTGCCGATAAAGGGGCTGAAGATGGGGTTCTGA
- the rnhB gene encoding ribonuclease HII produces the protein MKIAGIDEAGKGPVIGPLVVCGVACDEESLKRLSEIGVRDSKKLTPKRRREIAEELKKLVNWETVVIQPSELDRMMEEKTINEILKETCARIISRLNPDMVFVDSFDVKPERLAKELERLTGKRVVAKHYGEEEPVVAAASIIAKCLRDEMVEKLKEEYGDFGSGYASDERTRKWLEERLKNGEVPDIVRRKWKTVDRMMQGLKQKSLSEF, from the coding sequence ATGAAAATCGCAGGAATTGATGAGGCAGGAAAGGGCCCGGTTATCGGTCCACTTGTGGTTTGCGGCGTTGCATGTGATGAAGAATCCCTGAAAAGGCTATCCGAGATAGGAGTCAGGGATTCAAAGAAGCTCACGCCGAAGAGGAGAAGGGAGATTGCTGAGGAGCTGAAAAAACTCGTGAACTGGGAGACAGTAGTTATTCAACCCTCAGAACTTGACAGGATGATGGAGGAGAAGACGATAAATGAAATTCTGAAGGAAACCTGTGCCAGAATCATTTCAAGGCTCAATCCTGACATGGTCTTTGTGGACAGCTTTGATGTAAAACCAGAAAGGCTTGCGAAAGAGCTTGAACGACTGACCGGGAAGAGGGTTGTTGCCAAGCATTATGGCGAAGAAGAGCCTGTTGTTGCCGCGGCTTCAATCATCGCCAAGTGCCTGAGAGATGAAATGGTTGAAAAGTTGAAGGAGGAATATGGCGATTTCGGGAGCGGGTATGCCTCAGACGAGAGAACAAGGAAGTGGCTGGAGGAGAGACTGAAAAACGGCGAGGTTCCGGATATAGTTCGAAGGAAATGGAAGACCGTTGACAGGATGATGCAGGGTTTGAAGCAGAAGAGCCTGTCTGAGTTCTGA
- a CDS encoding menaquinone biosynthesis decarboxylase encodes MAYEDLREFIARLEQEGELARISREVSVELEITEIADRAVKQNGKALLFENPKGYDIPVLINAFASEKRIRLALETERLESIGEKLVELARMKPESVLDGLRALSSAKDLVSFIPKKVRSGPVKEVVDRNPNLLKFPILKCWPQDGGRFITFPVVITRDPETGVLNAGMYRMQVFDERTTGMHWQIHKHGALHYKKLKEMGVDRLEVAVAIGVDPATLYASTAPLPENMSEFMLAGFIRKKRLKMVDCETVDLQVPATAEIVLEGYVKLDEFRVEGPFGDHTGYYTPAEPYPVFHVECITHRENPIYHATIVGKPPMEDAWLGKATERIFLPMIRMIHPEIVDINLPVSATFHNLAVVSIKKRYPGHARKVMFSIWGTGMLSLTKVVIVVDEDVNVHDMNEVMWAVTSRFDPARDVVVIPDSPLDSLDHASYKPNLGGKLGIDATKKWREEGYEREWPDVVEMDEETKKRVDGYWDEIKRMIF; translated from the coding sequence ATGGCCTACGAAGACCTCAGGGAATTCATTGCCAGACTCGAGCAGGAGGGCGAGCTGGCGAGGATAAGCAGGGAGGTTAGCGTTGAGCTTGAAATCACCGAGATTGCGGACAGAGCAGTCAAGCAGAACGGGAAGGCTCTGCTCTTTGAAAACCCGAAGGGCTACGACATCCCCGTTTTGATAAATGCATTTGCCAGCGAGAAGCGCATCAGGCTCGCCCTTGAGACTGAAAGGCTCGAGAGCATTGGAGAAAAGCTTGTGGAGCTTGCGAGAATGAAGCCCGAGTCGGTTCTCGATGGCCTCAGGGCACTATCCTCGGCAAAAGACCTGGTGAGCTTCATACCGAAGAAGGTGAGGAGCGGGCCGGTGAAGGAGGTTGTAGATCGTAACCCCAACCTGCTGAAATTCCCGATTCTGAAGTGCTGGCCCCAGGACGGCGGGAGGTTCATAACGTTCCCGGTTGTAATAACCAGGGACCCTGAAACTGGTGTGCTCAATGCGGGAATGTACAGGATGCAGGTTTTTGATGAAAGAACAACGGGAATGCACTGGCAGATCCACAAGCACGGAGCCCTGCACTACAAAAAGCTGAAGGAGATGGGAGTGGACAGGTTAGAGGTTGCGGTTGCAATTGGCGTTGATCCAGCCACTCTCTACGCCTCAACCGCACCACTGCCGGAGAACATGAGTGAGTTCATGCTCGCTGGCTTCATCAGAAAGAAGAGGCTGAAGATGGTGGACTGTGAGACAGTGGATTTGCAGGTACCTGCTACTGCCGAGATTGTGCTTGAAGGCTACGTGAAGCTGGATGAGTTCAGAGTGGAGGGACCTTTCGGCGATCACACCGGCTACTACACGCCAGCAGAGCCATATCCCGTGTTTCACGTGGAATGCATAACCCACCGCGAGAATCCGATTTACCACGCCACCATCGTCGGAAAGCCCCCTATGGAGGATGCCTGGCTCGGCAAAGCCACGGAGAGGATATTCCTGCCCATGATAAGGATGATTCACCCTGAAATTGTGGACATAAATCTGCCAGTATCGGCCACATTCCACAATCTGGCCGTAGTATCCATAAAGAAGCGCTATCCGGGACATGCGAGGAAGGTCATGTTCTCGATATGGGGCACGGGGATGCTCAGCCTGACTAAGGTCGTGATAGTTGTGGATGAGGACGTGAACGTGCACGACATGAATGAGGTGATGTGGGCTGTCACAAGCAGGTTCGATCCTGCGAGAGATGTTGTGGTAATCCCGGACTCACCCCTCGACAGCCTTGATCATGCCTCATACAAACCAAACCTTGGAGGAAAGCTGGGCATTGATGCAACGAAGAAGTGGAGAGAAGAGGGCTACGAGAGGGAGTGGCCGGACGTTGTTGAGATGGATGAGGAGACCAAGAAGAGGGTGGATGGGTACTGGGATGAGATAAAGAGGATGATTTTCTGA